One genomic region from bacterium encodes:
- a CDS encoding cytochrome c oxidase subunit 3: MPTQLVERQRPGSPLRGLGGRGRGPSGGGAAPGREPAPVGTGLLGVAAFLAAVTMLFLAFTSAYLVRRQETGWVEFAAPWVLWLNTAVLLSSSVTLDWARRRIRSGDVAGLRRGVEATATLGLLFVLGQVVAWRQLAAQGLFLTTNPHSSFFYVLTAVHGVHLLGGIAALALVLVGTWSGRYTAQNHAGITNCATYWHFMALLWVYLFVLLFWV, translated from the coding sequence ATGCCGACGCAACTCGTTGAACGCCAACGCCCGGGCTCCCCCCTCCGCGGCCTCGGCGGCCGGGGACGGGGACCTTCGGGCGGAGGCGCCGCGCCGGGGCGCGAGCCGGCACCGGTCGGGACGGGTCTGCTCGGGGTCGCGGCATTCCTCGCCGCAGTCACGATGCTGTTTCTGGCATTCACCAGCGCGTACCTGGTCCGCCGTCAGGAAACGGGCTGGGTCGAGTTTGCGGCGCCCTGGGTGCTGTGGCTCAACACCGCCGTGCTGCTCAGCAGCAGCGTCACCCTGGACTGGGCGCGCCGGCGCATTCGATCGGGGGACGTCGCCGGGCTGCGGCGCGGGGTCGAGGCGACGGCGACGCTCGGCCTGCTGTTCGTCCTCGGCCAGGTCGTCGCGTGGCGGCAACTCGCCGCGCAGGGTCTGTTCCTGACCACGAACCCCCACAGCTCGTTCTTCTACGTGCTGACCGCGGTCCACGGCGTGCACCTGCTCGGCGGCATCGCCGCGCTGGCGCTCGTGCTGGTGGGGACGTGGAGCGGGCGCTACACCGCGCAGAATCACGCCGGGATCACGAACTGCGCGACATACTGGCACTTCATGGCCCTGCTCTGGGTGTACCTGTTCGTGCTCCTGTTCTGGGTCTGA
- a CDS encoding ABC transporter ATP-binding protein — MAQITLDHLTKRFGDAVAVQDLTLELGSGELVALLGPSGCGKTTTLRMVAGFETPTEGRVRLGDADVTDAPPEKRNCGMVFQNYALFPHLTVEQNVAFGLEMRGIDRTEVRRRVGEIVEKVGLRGLSRRYPRQLSGGQQQRTALARALIINPSVLLLDEPLANLDAKLREEMRFYIRSLQREFHITTLYVTHDQAEALVLADRVAVLMNGVLQQYDPPERVYQRPRSAAVAGFIGLTNLIPGRVRARAGDRVVLDTAGGHVSSLGDASLREGADALLSIRPEHLEFRRPDVSPEDGRNRMRGTVRERTFLGALIDFRVDVGRDLVLRIQGNVSAPERVGDIVAVSFDPAAGWALPRGDG, encoded by the coding sequence ATGGCCCAAATCACCCTCGATCACCTGACGAAGCGGTTCGGCGACGCCGTCGCGGTCCAGGACCTGACGCTCGAGCTTGGGTCCGGCGAGCTCGTCGCCCTGCTGGGTCCGTCGGGATGCGGGAAGACCACGACGCTCCGGATGGTCGCGGGCTTCGAGACGCCGACCGAGGGGCGCGTGCGGCTTGGGGACGCCGACGTGACCGACGCGCCTCCGGAGAAACGCAACTGCGGCATGGTGTTTCAGAACTACGCATTGTTCCCGCACCTCACCGTCGAACAGAACGTGGCGTTCGGACTCGAGATGCGGGGGATCGACCGCACCGAAGTACGCCGCCGCGTGGGCGAGATCGTCGAGAAGGTCGGGCTCCGTGGCCTGAGCCGGCGGTATCCGCGCCAGCTTTCGGGAGGCCAACAGCAGCGGACGGCGCTGGCGCGGGCCCTGATCATCAACCCGAGCGTCCTGCTGCTTGACGAACCCCTCGCCAACCTGGACGCGAAGCTCCGCGAAGAGATGCGGTTCTACATCCGATCGCTGCAGCGGGAGTTCCACATCACGACGCTGTACGTCACGCACGACCAGGCGGAAGCGCTCGTCTTGGCCGACCGCGTGGCAGTCCTGATGAACGGCGTGCTGCAGCAGTACGATCCGCCGGAACGAGTCTATCAGCGGCCGCGGTCGGCTGCGGTCGCCGGGTTCATCGGGCTCACCAATCTGATCCCCGGGCGCGTGCGCGCGCGCGCCGGCGACCGCGTCGTACTCGACACGGCCGGGGGCCACGTCTCGTCGCTCGGCGACGCGTCGTTGCGAGAGGGCGCGGACGCGCTCCTCAGCATCCGCCCTGAGCACCTCGAGTTCCGCCGCCCGGATGTCTCGCCCGAGGACGGCCGCAACCGAATGCGGGGCACCGTCCGCGAGCGCACGTTTCTCGGCGCCCTCATCGATTTCCGCGTGGACGTCGGGCGAGACTTGGTCCTGCGTATCCAGGGGAACGTGAGTGCGCCGGAGCGCGTGGGCGACATCGTCGCCGTGTCGTTCGACCCCGCGGCGGGCTGGGCGCTGCCGCGGGGGGACGGCTAG
- the coxB gene encoding cytochrome c oxidase subunit II, which produces MEHPGQVKDERWAGRWMSALMMFILVAGVLSFVWSARSYWLLPLASAQGVVLDQLFYVILILTAIPFVIVHLFLGISLWRFPAKGGERAAHWHEHLGAELTWTIVPTIAFIILGVFGEVVWAKIYSAPPANAEQVDVIGRQFEWQFRYPGPDGKFGRTDPKFVTASNPFGMDPSDPENKQNVITVNDLHLILNRPVAVRVTSIDVIHSFSLPNFRVKQDAMPGRTVEVWFTPDKAGNYQIVCAQLCGVGHYTMRGNVIVESQSTFDQWLQSQEK; this is translated from the coding sequence ATGGAGCACCCGGGCCAGGTCAAGGACGAGCGGTGGGCGGGACGCTGGATGTCCGCGCTGATGATGTTCATTCTCGTCGCTGGCGTCCTCTCGTTCGTCTGGTCGGCACGGTCGTACTGGCTGCTCCCGTTAGCGTCCGCGCAGGGCGTCGTCCTGGATCAGCTGTTCTACGTCATCTTGATTCTCACCGCGATCCCGTTCGTAATTGTCCATCTGTTCCTGGGGATCTCCCTCTGGCGGTTTCCCGCGAAGGGAGGCGAGCGGGCGGCGCATTGGCACGAACACCTCGGCGCAGAACTGACGTGGACGATTGTGCCGACGATCGCGTTCATCATCCTCGGCGTCTTCGGCGAGGTGGTCTGGGCAAAGATCTACAGCGCGCCACCCGCGAACGCCGAACAGGTCGATGTCATCGGGCGTCAGTTCGAATGGCAGTTTCGTTACCCCGGCCCCGACGGCAAGTTCGGCCGGACGGATCCCAAGTTCGTCACCGCTAGCAACCCGTTCGGGATGGATCCCAGCGATCCCGAGAACAAGCAAAACGTCATCACGGTGAACGATCTTCACCTGATCCTTAACCGGCCGGTTGCCGTCCGCGTCACCTCGATAGACGTCATCCACAGCTTTTCGCTCCCGAACTTCCGTGTGAAGCAAGACGCCATGCCGGGAAGAACCGTCGAAGTCTGGTTCACGCCCGACAAAGCCGGCAACTACCAGATCGTCTGCGCGCAGCTCTGCGGCGTCGGTCACTACACGATGCGGGGGAACGTCATCGTGGAGAGCCAGAGTACGTTCGACCAATGGCTCCAGTCCCAGGAAAAGTAG
- a CDS encoding ABC transporter permease — protein MAVARAAANGAAADASRRVVGRHLLVAPALAVLVVFFVLPYLNLLVISLMTPSHRAPYLRVLTLGNYTTLLRDPFTWQVIWHTLWIGGVTTAISLVLAYPLAYHLARAPRRLRGVLMVLVISPLLVGVLIRTYGWMILLQDTGLVNQFLRAVGLRGAPLMYNNTGVLIGLVHVFIPFMVLSIAGTIQHIDPELEFAARSLGAGAWRTFWRVVVPLSLPGVFAGTILVFVLTVSSYVIPSLLGGFTVLTVPLLVVRTVTELFNWPGGSAFAILFFVISLAVIWLYVRAMGRAAHLS, from the coding sequence GTGGCCGTCGCACGCGCCGCAGCCAACGGCGCGGCCGCCGACGCCTCACGGCGCGTCGTCGGCCGCCACCTGCTCGTTGCCCCGGCGCTCGCCGTGCTCGTCGTCTTCTTCGTCCTGCCGTACCTCAACCTGCTCGTGATCAGCCTCATGACGCCGAGCCACCGCGCGCCGTACCTGCGCGTCCTCACGCTCGGCAACTATACCACGCTGCTGCGCGATCCGTTCACCTGGCAGGTGATCTGGCATACGCTGTGGATCGGCGGGGTCACGACCGCGATCTCGTTGGTGCTCGCCTACCCGCTCGCGTACCATCTGGCCCGGGCGCCCCGCCGGCTGCGGGGCGTCCTGATGGTCCTCGTCATCTCGCCGCTGCTCGTGGGCGTGCTGATCCGGACGTACGGATGGATGATTCTGCTGCAGGACACCGGGCTCGTCAACCAGTTCCTGCGCGCCGTCGGGCTGCGAGGGGCGCCGTTGATGTACAACAACACCGGCGTACTGATCGGCCTCGTGCATGTGTTCATCCCGTTCATGGTGCTGTCGATCGCCGGCACGATCCAACACATCGACCCGGAGCTCGAGTTCGCTGCGCGGTCGCTCGGCGCGGGGGCCTGGCGGACGTTCTGGCGCGTCGTCGTACCCTTGAGCCTGCCCGGCGTGTTCGCCGGCACGATCCTCGTCTTCGTCCTCACGGTCAGCTCGTACGTGATCCCGTCGCTTCTTGGGGGCTTCACGGTGCTCACCGTGCCGCTGCTCGTCGTTCGCACCGTCACGGAGCTCTTCAACTGGCCGGGGGGCAGCGCGTTCGCCATCCTCTTCTTCGTCATTTCGCTCGCCGTCATCTGGCTCTACGTCCGCGCGATGGGCCGCGCGGCTCATCTGTCGTGA
- a CDS encoding cytochrome c oxidase subunit 3: MTAVGAHEPDQTAASRWDGGRSPFDVGWGKLMMWLFLMSDALTFSGMLIGLWTLRLGSPTWPDRAHIMNIRLVGIMTVILICSSTTMALSVYEARRGARQRAVWFIAATIVAGFIFAALQATEWTHFIADGARLNTNPWGVPAFSFTFFIITGYHGLHVVGGCVYLWAMAHRIAKGLSGAGGLEVAGLYWGFVDLVWVFIWPSIYLL, translated from the coding sequence ATGACGGCGGTAGGTGCACACGAGCCGGATCAGACGGCGGCCTCGAGGTGGGACGGGGGGCGGTCGCCGTTCGACGTCGGCTGGGGCAAGCTGATGATGTGGCTGTTCCTGATGTCCGATGCCCTGACGTTCTCGGGCATGCTGATCGGCCTGTGGACGCTCCGCCTCGGGAGTCCGACGTGGCCCGACCGGGCGCACATCATGAACATCCGGCTCGTCGGCATCATGACCGTCATCCTGATCTGCAGCAGCACGACGATGGCGCTGTCGGTCTACGAGGCCCGGCGCGGCGCCCGGCAACGAGCGGTGTGGTTTATCGCGGCGACGATTGTGGCGGGGTTCATCTTCGCCGCGCTCCAGGCGACGGAGTGGACGCACTTCATCGCGGACGGGGCCCGGCTGAACACCAATCCCTGGGGAGTGCCGGCGTTCAGCTTCACGTTCTTCATCATCACCGGCTATCATGGGCTGCACGTCGTCGGCGGATGCGTGTACCTGTGGGCGATGGCGCATCGCATCGCCAAAGGGTTGTCCGGGGCTGGCGGGCTCGAGGTCGCGGGCCTGTACTGGGGCTTCGTCGATCTCGTGTGGGTATTCATCTGGCCGTCGATCTACCTACTGTAG
- a CDS encoding cbb3-type cytochrome c oxidase subunit I, translating into MDAVAVHQPEAAHEAHPKESFIRHYIFSLDHKMIGKQYFLTTMFMALVGGAMAMLMRAHLGWPDNGVLNPEQYLQTVTMHGTIMIFFFLTVMLTGGLGNLLIPLMIGARDMAFPFLNMVSYWTFVPGVLTILASFFVPGGPAGNGWTSYAPLSGVPAAEGGAGLGQTLWIIAILFVVVSSLFGSLNFLTTILNMRTRGMSMGRLPLTIWGAFVTAVLALLTFPVLMAALGLLLLDRVAGTSFFEPSNLIIGGGAVAHQGGDPLLWQHLFWFFGHPEVYILILTPMGVVSDIISAFSRKPIFGYKAMVLSISAIGFLSFLVWGHHMFVSGMHPLLGAAFMGSTIIIAVPSAIKTFNWCTTLWHGRIHFTTALLFAIGFVSVFVTGGLSGIFLAIAPVDIYLHDTYFIIAHFHFVMASASLFAILAATYYWYPKFFGRMMNETLGKIHFALTFIGIYGTFYPMHFIGIHSNDRRLYENTAYPFLANTGPVDVFISLSAFLLGFAQLFFIFNFFWSLKHGPAAGPNPWRANGLEWTTTTPPPHGNWEGELPTVYRWPYDYSVPGAKDDYVPQTVQAVPVAASAGGGEA; encoded by the coding sequence ATGGACGCGGTTGCGGTACACCAGCCGGAGGCGGCCCACGAGGCCCACCCGAAAGAGAGCTTCATCCGGCACTACATCTTCAGCCTCGACCACAAGATGATCGGGAAGCAGTATTTCCTCACGACGATGTTCATGGCGCTCGTCGGCGGCGCCATGGCGATGTTGATGCGCGCTCATCTCGGGTGGCCCGACAACGGCGTCCTCAACCCGGAGCAGTACCTGCAGACGGTGACGATGCACGGCACGATCATGATCTTCTTCTTCTTGACGGTCATGCTCACCGGCGGGCTCGGCAACCTGCTGATCCCGTTGATGATCGGCGCCCGGGATATGGCGTTTCCGTTCCTGAACATGGTCTCCTACTGGACGTTCGTCCCCGGGGTGCTCACGATCCTCGCGTCGTTCTTCGTCCCGGGCGGCCCGGCCGGCAACGGGTGGACCTCCTACGCTCCGCTCTCCGGAGTCCCCGCGGCCGAAGGTGGGGCGGGACTCGGCCAAACGCTCTGGATCATCGCCATCCTGTTCGTCGTCGTCTCCTCGCTGTTCGGCTCGCTGAACTTTCTCACGACGATCCTCAACATGCGGACGCGCGGCATGTCGATGGGCCGCCTGCCGCTGACGATCTGGGGCGCGTTCGTCACCGCGGTGCTCGCCCTGCTCACGTTCCCCGTGTTGATGGCCGCCCTCGGGCTGCTGCTGCTCGACCGGGTTGCGGGCACGAGCTTCTTCGAACCGTCCAACCTCATCATCGGGGGCGGAGCCGTCGCCCACCAGGGCGGCGACCCGCTGCTGTGGCAGCACCTTTTCTGGTTCTTCGGCCACCCGGAGGTGTATATCCTGATCCTCACGCCGATGGGCGTCGTGTCGGATATTATCTCAGCGTTCTCGCGCAAGCCGATCTTCGGCTACAAGGCGATGGTGCTGTCGATCTCGGCGATCGGGTTCTTGAGCTTCCTCGTCTGGGGCCACCACATGTTCGTCAGCGGCATGCACCCGCTGCTCGGCGCCGCGTTCATGGGATCCACGATCATCATCGCGGTCCCGTCGGCGATCAAGACGTTCAACTGGTGCACCACGCTGTGGCACGGGAGGATTCACTTCACGACCGCGCTGCTGTTCGCGATCGGGTTCGTGTCCGTGTTCGTCACGGGCGGGTTGAGCGGCATCTTTCTGGCCATCGCGCCCGTCGACATCTACCTGCACGACACCTACTTCATCATCGCTCACTTCCACTTCGTCATGGCGAGCGCGTCGCTGTTCGCGATTCTCGCCGCGACCTACTACTGGTACCCGAAGTTCTTCGGCCGCATGATGAATGAGACGCTCGGCAAGATCCACTTCGCGCTCACGTTCATCGGCATCTACGGCACCTTCTACCCCATGCACTTCATCGGGATCCACTCCAACGATCGGCGGCTCTACGAAAACACCGCGTACCCCTTCCTCGCGAACACCGGGCCGGTCGACGTGTTCATCTCGTTGAGCGCGTTCTTGCTCGGATTCGCCCAGCTCTTCTTCATCTTCAACTTCTTTTGGAGCTTGAAACACGGCCCCGCGGCGGGCCCGAATCCGTGGCGCGCGAACGGGCTCGAGTGGACCACCACGACGCCGCCGCCGCACGGGAACTGGGAGGGCGAGCTGCCGACGGTGTACCGGTGGCCGTACGACTACAGCGTCCCCGGCGCCAAGGATGATTACGTGCCGCAGACCGTGCAGGCGGTGCCCGTTGCCGCGAGCGCGGGCGGCGGAGAAGCGTAG
- a CDS encoding AroM family protein translates to MRTVGFVTIGQSPRLDLIDEFDRALQHARLVQAGALDGLSDAEIAQFAPRDDDAVLVSRLRTGREVRLAHGCVAPRVQAAVRRLESEGADLIVLLCTGDFPDLVSRGAVVCPNRMFPHVVAAALEGVRAPGREARLGVTVPDAAQVPWAETHWGRLAPATAVTVSPYSESGALDAAGRALAAAGVSLVVMDCIGYTRAMQGALARAAAAPAVFATGAVSMIVRELLAGAAAPEYVGPTATPQDFSAGAGR, encoded by the coding sequence ATGCGGACCGTTGGGTTCGTCACGATCGGACAATCGCCCAGACTGGACCTGATCGACGAGTTCGACCGGGCGCTCCAACATGCGCGGCTCGTGCAGGCGGGCGCGCTCGACGGCTTGAGCGACGCCGAGATCGCCCAGTTCGCACCGCGCGACGACGATGCGGTTCTCGTCAGCCGTCTGCGCACCGGGCGTGAGGTGCGGCTCGCGCACGGCTGCGTCGCACCCAGGGTGCAGGCCGCCGTGCGCCGGCTCGAATCCGAGGGGGCCGACCTCATCGTGCTCCTCTGCACCGGCGACTTCCCCGACCTCGTGTCCCGCGGCGCGGTCGTGTGCCCGAACCGGATGTTCCCGCACGTCGTCGCGGCGGCGCTCGAGGGCGTTCGGGCGCCGGGCCGGGAAGCGCGGCTGGGCGTGACGGTGCCTGACGCCGCGCAGGTGCCGTGGGCGGAGACTCACTGGGGTCGGCTCGCACCGGCGACCGCCGTCACGGTGTCGCCGTACAGCGAGTCGGGCGCGCTGGACGCCGCGGGGCGGGCGCTCGCGGCCGCCGGTGTATCGCTCGTGGTGATGGACTGCATCGGCTACACGAGGGCGATGCAGGGTGCGCTGGCGCGCGCGGCCGCGGCGCCAGCGGTGTTTGCGACCGGTGCGGTCTCGATGATCGTGCGGGAACTGCTCGCGGGGGCCGCCGCGCCTGAGTACGTCGGGCCGACGGCGACGCCACAAGACTTCTCGGCGGGAGCGGGACGATGA
- a CDS encoding cytochrome C oxidase subunit IV family protein, with translation MHHHDPEIVEHDHMAPPRTFLTAWLILLVLTAVEVSVVLVFALPAAMRVTILLITACLKASLIGAYYMNLKFERLVMMYVIVIPLIALALVMFWGVVPDAARILGLH, from the coding sequence ATGCATCACCATGACCCGGAGATCGTCGAACATGATCACATGGCACCGCCGCGCACGTTCCTCACGGCGTGGCTGATCTTGCTCGTCCTCACCGCGGTCGAGGTCAGCGTCGTGCTCGTGTTCGCGCTCCCGGCCGCGATGCGCGTCACGATCCTGCTCATCACGGCGTGCCTGAAGGCCAGCCTCATCGGCGCGTACTACATGAACCTCAAGTTCGAGCGGTTGGTCATGATGTACGTCATCGTGATCCCGCTGATTGCGCTCGCGCTGGTGATGTTCTGGGGCGTTGTGCCGGACGCCGCCAGGATCTTGGGGCTGCACTAA
- a CDS encoding extracellular solute-binding protein, with protein sequence MHIADLLRHREVRRTLHPASAAHLTRRELLHRLTSLGIGLGAASTLISALGEGYPAFAQTGQFKGQTLVVTSYGGTWQDFMEQEHIPPFEALTGAKVELAIGLAKDWFAKMQAAGKSNPPYDIFVTNETYLAQLRLEGYFAPLPADKLPNLAFVPKPLRQPKDVGVLGLVGALGITYRSDQVKDVPKSWTDLGKYGNKTTIFTIGNSGEPQHVMKMSQILTGSYKNYKPAVDWIAKNLCAARQVDFSGTEQTMLTQGETYVGVIDAPDWAFLKAKGLPVEWVLPKEGYCGMFEQDMNVTAGSKVKDLAYAFINYWLSPPVQQKWTEKFYWTPANGHVTISSDLQKLIPVTPDQLTRIPRWDYVWLNNSGAREAMTDAWNHEVTGHC encoded by the coding sequence ATGCACATCGCTGATCTGCTGCGGCATCGCGAGGTACGACGCACGCTCCATCCGGCCAGCGCCGCGCATCTCACGCGGCGCGAACTCCTCCACCGCCTGACGTCGCTGGGTATTGGCCTTGGAGCCGCGTCGACGCTCATCAGCGCCCTTGGCGAGGGGTATCCCGCGTTCGCTCAGACGGGGCAGTTCAAGGGCCAGACCCTCGTGGTCACGAGCTACGGGGGCACCTGGCAGGATTTCATGGAGCAGGAACACATCCCGCCGTTCGAGGCCCTCACCGGCGCCAAGGTGGAGCTGGCGATCGGGCTCGCGAAGGATTGGTTCGCCAAGATGCAGGCCGCGGGAAAGAGCAACCCGCCGTACGACATCTTCGTCACCAACGAAACCTATCTGGCGCAACTGCGCCTCGAAGGCTACTTCGCGCCGCTGCCCGCGGACAAGTTGCCGAACCTCGCGTTCGTGCCGAAACCGTTGCGCCAGCCCAAAGATGTGGGCGTCCTGGGGCTCGTCGGCGCGCTTGGGATCACCTACCGGTCCGACCAAGTCAAGGATGTCCCGAAATCGTGGACCGACTTGGGAAAGTACGGGAACAAGACGACGATCTTCACCATCGGGAACTCGGGCGAACCGCAGCACGTGATGAAGATGTCCCAGATTCTGACGGGCAGTTACAAGAACTACAAACCGGCGGTCGACTGGATCGCGAAGAACCTGTGCGCGGCGCGCCAGGTGGACTTCAGCGGCACGGAGCAGACGATGCTGACCCAGGGCGAGACGTACGTCGGCGTGATCGACGCCCCCGACTGGGCGTTTCTCAAAGCCAAGGGGCTCCCTGTCGAGTGGGTGCTCCCCAAGGAAGGCTACTGTGGCATGTTCGAGCAGGATATGAACGTGACGGCCGGGAGCAAAGTCAAAGATCTCGCGTATGCGTTCATCAACTACTGGCTGAGCCCGCCCGTCCAGCAGAAGTGGACAGAGAAGTTCTACTGGACGCCAGCCAACGGCCATGTGACGATCAGCAGCGACCTCCAGAAGTTGATCCCCGTCACCCCGGACCAGTTGACGCGCATTCCCCGCTGGGACTACGTGTGGCTCAACAACTCGGGCGCGCGCGAGGCGATGACGGATGCGTGGAACCACGAGGTGACCGGGCACTGTTAA
- a CDS encoding DUF1177 domain-containing protein: MALKQTLEIMELVDSARASGSRVAALLKARGLDHVSVEPIRGSRGATEFLTVTVPGRTGKLVGGAAPTLGVVGRLGGLGARPERIGLVSDGDGAVTALAVALKLADMAREGDRLIGDVRVATHVCPNAPTQPHEPVPFMGSPVDMRTMNQREVDPAMDAVLSVDTTRGNRIVNRRGIAISPTVKEGYVLRVSDDLLDLMQIVTGRPAVVLPITTQDITPYGNGVYHVNSILQPSVATSAPVVGVALTAEIAVPGSATGASQATDIEQAVRFCVEVAKAFGAGGCRFYDPAEYARLLELYGSLSCLQGSGTERRAAH; encoded by the coding sequence ATGGCGCTCAAGCAGACGCTCGAAATCATGGAACTGGTCGATTCGGCGCGGGCCTCCGGCAGCCGCGTCGCGGCACTCCTGAAGGCGAGGGGGCTCGACCATGTGTCCGTCGAGCCGATCCGCGGATCGCGGGGCGCGACCGAGTTCCTCACCGTCACCGTTCCGGGTCGTACGGGCAAGCTCGTCGGCGGCGCGGCCCCGACCCTCGGGGTGGTCGGTCGTCTCGGGGGGCTCGGCGCTCGGCCGGAACGGATCGGGTTGGTGTCCGACGGCGATGGGGCGGTGACGGCGCTCGCCGTCGCCCTCAAGCTTGCCGATATGGCGCGGGAGGGTGACCGTCTGATCGGCGACGTGCGCGTCGCCACGCACGTGTGTCCGAATGCGCCTACGCAGCCGCATGAGCCGGTCCCGTTCATGGGGTCGCCCGTCGATATGCGGACGATGAACCAGCGCGAGGTGGATCCCGCGATGGACGCCGTTTTGTCCGTAGACACCACTCGCGGGAACCGGATCGTCAATCGCCGCGGCATCGCCATCTCGCCCACGGTCAAGGAAGGGTACGTGCTTCGGGTCAGCGATGACCTGCTGGATCTGATGCAGATCGTCACAGGGCGTCCGGCGGTGGTCCTCCCGATCACCACTCAGGACATCACACCGTACGGCAACGGCGTGTATCATGTGAACAGCATTCTTCAGCCGAGCGTCGCGACGAGCGCGCCGGTCGTGGGAGTGGCGCTGACGGCCGAGATCGCTGTCCCGGGTTCGGCGACGGGGGCCAGCCAGGCGACGGACATCGAACAGGCCGTGCGGTTCTGCGTCGAAGTGGCCAAGGCGTTTGGCGCAGGCGGGTGCCGATTCTACGATCCAGCCGAATACGCTCGGCTGCTCGAACTCTACGGATCGCTCTCGTGCTTGCAGGGGTCAGGAACCGAACGGCGTGCCGCACATTGA
- the aceB gene encoding malate synthase A, with protein MSDGHTGSRVDGVEVTGVVEARLAPVLSPDALRFVARLHREFNPTRVALLRDRADRQAAFNAGALPAFLSATRSIRESAWRTAPVPDDLQRRHVEITGPAERKMIINALNSGADVFMADFEDALSPTWANVLEGQQNLIDAAGRTIAYTSPEGKTYRLGETIATLLVRPRGWHLTEKHVLVDGRPIAAGLFDFGLYFFHNARRLSERGTGPYFYLPKLESHTEARLWNDVFVAAQDALSVPRGTIKATVLVETVLAALEMEEILYELRDHSAGLNAGRWDYIFSVIKKFRDRPGFVLPDRAQVTMTVPFMRAYTELLVRTCHRRGAHAIGGMAAFIPNRRDAAVTEVALAKVREDKVREAQAGFDGTWVAHPDLVAVAAGVFDRVLGSRPHQVERLRDDVHVTAREILDVRVPGGETTEAGLRNNISVALQYLEAWLGGSGAVAIYNLMEDSATAEISRSQVWQWVRHGTALAEHRHVSAELVRRMCDEEVARLRRERGDTGGAAGRLDWARKLFEEVALSETFVEFLTLPGYAALD; from the coding sequence ATGAGCGACGGTCACACGGGGAGTCGCGTTGACGGCGTCGAGGTCACGGGGGTGGTGGAGGCCCGGCTTGCACCGGTGCTGAGCCCCGACGCGCTCCGGTTCGTCGCGCGTCTGCACCGCGAGTTCAACCCGACGCGGGTGGCCCTCCTTCGGGACCGCGCCGATCGGCAGGCCGCATTCAACGCCGGGGCGCTCCCAGCGTTCCTCTCCGCCACGCGGAGCATCCGCGAGAGCGCGTGGCGCACGGCTCCGGTTCCCGACGACCTTCAGCGGCGGCACGTCGAGATCACCGGCCCCGCGGAGCGGAAGATGATCATCAACGCGCTCAACTCTGGCGCGGATGTCTTCATGGCCGACTTTGAGGACGCGCTCTCGCCGACCTGGGCGAACGTCCTCGAGGGACAGCAGAATCTTATCGACGCGGCAGGTCGGACGATCGCATACACCAGCCCGGAGGGGAAGACGTACCGGCTGGGCGAGACGATCGCGACGTTGCTCGTCCGTCCGCGCGGCTGGCACCTGACCGAGAAACACGTGCTCGTGGACGGACGACCGATCGCCGCGGGGCTCTTCGACTTCGGGCTCTACTTCTTCCACAACGCGCGGCGTCTGTCGGAACGGGGCACCGGACCGTACTTCTACCTGCCCAAGCTGGAGAGCCACACCGAGGCACGGCTGTGGAACGACGTGTTCGTCGCGGCGCAGGACGCGCTCTCGGTGCCGCGCGGCACGATCAAGGCGACCGTGCTCGTCGAGACCGTGCTTGCCGCGCTCGAGATGGAAGAGATCCTCTACGAGTTGCGGGATCACTCCGCCGGCCTGAACGCCGGTCGATGGGACTACATCTTCAGCGTCATCAAGAAGTTCCGGGACCGCCCGGGGTTCGTGCTGCCCGACCGTGCGCAGGTGACGATGACCGTGCCGTTCATGCGGGCCTACACCGAGTTGCTCGTCCGGACATGCCACCGGCGGGGCGCGCATGCGATCGGCGGCATGGCCGCGTTCATCCCCAACCGCCGGGACGCGGCGGTGACCGAGGTGGCGTTGGCCAAGGTTCGGGAGGACAAGGTCCGCGAGGCGCAGGCCGGCTTCGACGGCACCTGGGTCGCCCACCCGGACCTCGTTGCGGTGGCGGCAGGTGTTTTCGACCGGGTGCTCGGGTCGCGCCCGCACCAGGTCGAGCGCCTGCGCGACGACGTCCACGTGACGGCGCGTGAAATCCTCGACGTGCGCGTGCCGGGCGGCGAGACGACGGAGGCGGGCCTGCGCAACAACATCAGTGTCGCACTGCAGTACCTCGAGGCGTGGCTCGGAGGCTCCGGCGCCGTGGCGATCTACAACCTGATGGAAGACAGTGCGACGGCGGAGATCTCCAGAAGTCAGGTGTGGCAGTGGGTGCGCCACGGGACCGCGCTCGCCGAGCACCGGCATGTCAGCGCCGAGTTGGTGCGTCGGATGTGCGACGAGGAGGTCGCCCGGCTGCGCCGTGAGCGCGGGGACACGGGCGGTGCCGCGGGTCGGCTCGATTGGGCGCGGAAGCTGTTCGAAGAGGTGGCGCTCAGCGAGACGTTTGTGGAGTTTCTGACGCTTCCCGGGTACGCTGCGTTGGACTGA